TATATACGTTTTGAAGAAGTTTGACTTTATcgctttaaatgaaaaatatttgaatcttcattttaaactgatataaaaaaaaatcaaatttcatgCTCTATAGATTTCCTTAGTATGAAGTCTGAAATATATCCATGATAAATACACCGCAACGAATGCGTATTAGAGAACACCTACTTATAAACTGTTACGCGTCGCATATTATGTTTAGAGACATgcataataaatctaaattaaaaaggAATTCTTAAAGCTTAGTTTGACAACTTTTGAACTAACTTCatttcaacaagtttaaatAGCATGCTTTACATTGAGCtacaagcaaaacaaaaatgctctaaagattttctttcataaatgaaGTCTGAAAAATATCTATAATTAATGCACCgtatcaaatgtatatatgaGAACACCTACTTATTAACTGTTTCGCGTCGCATACTATGTTTAGGGACATGCAcaataaatctaaattaaaaaaaggaattctTAAAGCTTACTTTGACAAGTTTTAAACTAACTTCatttcaacaagtttaaattacatGTTCTAAAATAGAGCTAagaattgtttgtattgtagtaagtttaatattttgaaattttattcaaatacgcTGTTGAACACCTCTAAGAgtcaataaatacaatatttttgtattttatatgttaGTGCCTTCAACAAATAAAAGTCGTCATAGAACAGTCCCATTTTCATACCGTTATTCGAAATGACTCGTTTCATTGcttttacaacaaatatgtcATAATAACATGACAGAGGTTTGATTCTGAATATTCTacataaatacacaaaaagcaaattttagaaaattttccCTCCTAAGCAAGGAAGTGGCTAGTCACATATAATTTACGACGTTTTTATCACAATGACGTTCTACCTCCATAAGCCTTGATATGTCGTGGCTAGTCACATATATGGTTCATGAGAATCACTGTTAACTGTTGAAATAGTGCAGGAGAATTGGTACCgtacagctacttttgcatagatattatttctgtactaaaataTGAAGTACTGGAcattaacttttaatatttagtactatttctttactttaaaattattgtaatatttaggttcttgtattttacagtacttgatttgtactaaatattttagtacagaaataatataatattccatgtttgaaaatcataattttaagagatttCAAATAGAAAAGCTTTCAAAATGCAGAAAATGTAACAGTTGTAACCAAACATCTGTGGTACCTAAATTTCATGTACAAATCGATGGTAGGCTCCATGTGatgttcttttaaatttttcgaatGTGTTGTACCATGATCGATGATAGGGTTCATGTGctgttcttttaaatatttcgaaTGATCAATGGTAGGGTTCATGTGATGTTCTTTTAAACTTTTCGAATGATCGATGGTAGGGTTCATGTGatgttcttttaaatatttcgaaTGATCGATGGTAGGGTTCATGTGATGTTCTTGTAAACTTTTCGAATGTTTGTACCATGCATGATCCTAGGAAGAGCCCATGTTATCTTTTAAACTTTTCGAATGTGTTGTGCCATGATGGATGGTATACTCCATGTGATGTTCTTTTAAACTTTTCGAATGTTTGTACCATGATCCTAGGAAAAGGCCATGTTATGTTCTTTTAAACTTTTCGAATGTGTTGTGCCATGATCGATGTTAGGGTCAATGTGATGTTCTTTTTAACTTTTCGAATGTTTGAAACATGATCGTTGGTAGGCTTCGTCATGTTCATGTGATTATCTTTTAAACTTTTCGAATGTTTGTACCATGATCGAAGGAAGTGTCGTTGTGATGTTCTCTTGAACTTTTCGAATGATCTATGCCAGGGTTCATGTGATGTTCTTTTAAAGTTTTCGAATGATCGATGGTAGAAAtgagatggttttttttaaacttttcgaATGTGTTGTACCATGATCGATGATAGGGTTCATGTGATGTTCTTTTAAACTTTTCGAATTACCGACGCTAGGGTTCATGCGATgttctttaaaacttttcaaatgatCGATGGTAGGGTCCAAGTGATGTTCTTTTGATGTTTTCGATTGTTTGAAACATGATCGATGGTAGGCTTCATGtgattattttgttaaactttttgatttgtttgtacATGATCGAAGAAAGGGTCCATGTGATGTTCTTTTACACTTTTCGAATGTTCGAAACATGATCGATTGTAGGGTTCATTTGCTGTTCTTTTAAACTTTTAGAATGTGTTATACCATGATCGATGGAAGGGTTCATGTGCTGTTCTCTAAACTTTTCGAATGTTTGAACCATGATCGATGGTAGGGTCCATGTGATGTTCTCTTAAACTTTTCAAATGTGTTGTGCCATGATCGATGGTAGGGTCCATGTAATGTTCTTTTAAACTTTTCGAATGTTTGAAACATGATCGATGGTAGGCTCcatgtgtttatattttaaatttttcgaatGTTTGTACCATGATCGAAGGAAAGTTCCATGTAATGTGCTACTAAACTTTTCGAATGTGTTGTGCCATGATCGTAGGAAGAGGCCATAAGATGttcttttaaacttttcaaaagttTGAAACATGATCGATGATAGGGTTTATGTGATGTTCTTTTAAACTTTTCGAATGTTTGTACCATGCTCGATGATAAGGGTCatgtgattgtttttttttataaacttttcgAAAGTTTGAACCATGAGCAATGATAGGGGTCATGTGATGTTCTTGTAAATTTTTCGAATTGCTGTACCATGATCGATGGTAGGCTCCATTTGATGTTCTTGTAAACTTTTCGAATGGTTGTACCATGATCGTAGGAAGAGGCCATGTTATGTTCCTTTAAACTTTTCGAATGATTGTACCATGATCGTAGAAAGAGGCCATGTGATattcttttaaacttttgaaatatttgaaccaTGATCGATGATAGGGTTCGAGTCCTCGGTCTAAAATTATTGCGTAGTGCTTTTTTGACCGATGTTTGTCTTTCCGTAGTTGTATATTATAAACTGTGTTGATTTGGAAATATGACGGTTGAACCACTCATCAGTCTACCGTACTATACTTATTATGTACCGAATTAAGTATTTCCAACCTTTAATTCGAAAAGAATAGAATAACAAGTGCGTATGTAATCGTTcaaatgtattaaattataaacaaaatatttcaatatcttttattaCTATTATACTGATACCGACAGAaccatttgtaaaaaataaatgggcataaataaacttttaatgGAGTTTATAGTTTAAtcgatttcaaatattaaaatggaaATCTAAACCAACATCCACAATCAGTTAAATCTAAAACTAATGTTGTTACTCACTCATGTTAACTGACCCGTGTTGACCTAGGTCTTTTCACCTATCAAGCGTTATATATCTATGGATTTCCAAAGGTTTGGCCTCAGTAAACATGAtgattagattttttattttattttgaactataacaaaaataaagtaagaTGAATAAATTTCTACCTTTCATTTTCATACTTTGCAGCCTgtgtttattaataatttttttgtacgaCGGGCTCCACTTAAACCATAGAATATGAGAGCTATGTTggggttagtgcatcggactactaacagaAAGGATCCTGGTTCGATCCCCGCTCCGGGGAGAAAATTTCAAGGCCTGAGTTTTCGTCTCCctcttgacaccatttgcgagtaagGTATTAAGGAACGATTTAGTAAGCTCTAAAACCTGGTTCAACACCTCTTTTTCTAAttctgtacaaagtcaggaaaatggcaattATTACTTGAGCTCATAATGGTATCAAGCACATAAcaaatcataaatataaaaaaggaagatgtggtaggattgtcaatgagacaactatccacaagagattaaaataacacagacattaacaactataggtcatcgtacggccttcaacaatgaacaaaccccataccgcatagtcagctataaaagaccccgaaataacaatgtaaaacaaatcaaatgagaaaactaacggccctattgatgtacaaaaaatgaacgaaaaacaaatatgcaaaacataaataaacgacaaccactgaattacaggctcctgacttgggacaggcacgtaATACAGAATGTAGATTTGTCAATGTTTCggttgaaattttcatcggtctAGTGtacttttcttgttttaatgGACTTAACAATATTTGCTTCGATAaagttgataaaaaattataccTCATGGAATCATTCAGACGGcagttataataaaatattgtaaggTCTGTTCATGCAGTAATGAATGTGCTAGCAGACATaattataagatttttaaaaaatgcacaCCAATATAActtgattatttttcatttgcaaGTCATCAGTGTCTAGAGTTAATTATTGTAAACGAGTTTAAATATGATTAGTGAATTGATAGCTGTGCATTTATGACATAATATTTaatgtctgaaaaaaaaaccaaagtcCACAATCTGTATACATCAAAGACactcttaaaatatatatccaTTAAGTGAAAAGTTACTATGTTGTTTTCGTCATATGAGTCTGAATCATGAAATGCTATATGCACTTTTCATctacataaaatgaattaaaaatcaaaacagtaaGAAGGCCAAATCAATTATGTTATGAAATTGAAACGCAATGACAATctgaataaacaaaatttgcaAAATCTTTACAATCATTAACAATGAAAAGAATACTGTTACCAAATCAGTTGGGGTAACTTCAGTGTCTATGGtatttattattgttgtttgtttgttataatgctacttttgcataggtactatttctgtacatAACTTCTGTAGTACTgcaaatttacttttattatttattactttttctttaatataaaattattataacatTGAGGTACCTGTATTTAACAGAACCTAATTTGTACTGAAAAtattggtacagaaataataccaaTATTTATCACAGTTTTCCATgtttaaatatcataattttaagagatttgaaatagataaactttcaaaatgcttaAAATGTATAACGGTGTAATAAAACATAtgtagtacttaaatttcaagtacaaatcaagtgctgtaaaatacaggtacctacaaattacaataattttaaagtaacaaaatagtacaaaatattaaaagtaaatttccagtactacagatttttagtacagaaatagtacctatgcaaaagtagctgtgtaacCGTTATTTTACAACAGATAATACATCATaatatcaaaaacatttcaaaaaatttaaaagtaaaaaacataAGAACATCATTGCATAATTTATATATCCAACTGTTGTATTTGCAATGAGTTTTCAAACCACTAAATCCTCATCATATGTCATGGCgctatatttataaatagagAATATTTGCTTAAATTGATATGAAAACTATTTTTACTTTGTTAAGATTACGACAttcaacatcattttttttgttaacattgTTGGTATGTATAGCAACCCTTGTAGCATTAAAGAGAAAAGTTTGAATATTACATACCTTCTGAGGTAGTGGTTGACAACGAACACCAATTCGAGCGTGCTTGTTTCAACGTTTTTTAAAACAGGATTGGGACCTCTATCCCGGTTAATACGTAGTCAAACAGCTGATTGTAATGTTACGTACAGATGAACATGACagtgtttaaaaaatcaaaagaagaaGTGTGATATATGATACCCTTTTGGAGCACCTGAGCTCACTCGAAGTTTTTGGCGGGGTTTATTTTGCTAAGTTCTTATCGGATTTTATCTAATGCTtcgttcgtttctgtgtgtgttacattttaatgttgtgtcgtcattctcctcttatatttaatgcgtttacCTCGGTTTTGATTTGTGACCTGgagttgttggtttttttttatcaatttatgagttttgaacatcggtatactactgttgcctttatttagccttcgatgttgtgttttgtgtactatcgtttatctttttattttttttttattttttagccatgacattgTTTAATATCttgtatatctgggcgttatgtattcgggttaagttttctgtaattagtttttacttcagtttcattatgtatatctctttcatattcatttgttaaaatttactgtttgcaatagtgtgaattgttttatataatatgaatgttcttatcctgggcatacaaacaatgccgtatttggcaaaaccttttcaacttttgatcttcagtgctgtacaattttgtatttttttcgtcactggtgagtctcgtgtggactagacgcgtttttggcgtattgaattttaaacctgatgctttttgttatctattaatcatgcttttctttgtctaatatgttctgctttttatttgtattgtagtcctgtaatattttgttttcatttcaatgttatatttaactgtgccattaaagtgcgaggtttggcatgccttaaaaccaggttcaacccaccacttttattcccctttaaaagtgtcctgtaccaagtcaggaagatggccattgttataatattgttagtttctgtgtgtgtgttgcattttaacgttgagtcgtttctgttttctcttatttttgagataagacgtggcacggtacttgtctatcccatattcatgtatttggttttgatgttatattgttattctcgtggtgtattgtctgttgcttggtccgtttctgtgtgctgttgcgtttcggtgttgtgtcgttgttatcctcttatatttaatgcgtttccctcggttttggtttgttgccccgattttgttttttgtccatggatttatgagttttgaacagcggtatactactgttgcctttatttaacttCGTTTTATGAGTTTGAAATTTCGTTAATTAAGGGGCGTAGTGTTACAACCGTTTTTTGGGTACGACGGAATCATATCGGCTTTGAAGCTTCGCCTCTTCCAAGGACTTGGAATGCACCATCtctgaaaaacattttaaaaaaaggctGAGTATGTATGCTACAAGAATATTAACAGGATGCAAACAAAATCACATAATACCACTGCCTGCTAAATGTATGAGTACTTGCCATTCACGTAGAACCTCAACATATGCCCCTATGTTATTTACCAAGGATGAACTCCTTGATGATAACAGTTCTGTTCTATTTTCTTTATGAATTGCAACAAGAATGAAAAACCGGATCTTCCATTAATGATTATGATAGTCCCAGTCCCTACATAACAACAGTATATTGCTGGGCTCCACGTTacctgtttttaaattataaacatcaATTTTATAAGCAATCAACACTGGGCTCGGAAGTTATTCACCACTACCTATTCTAGAGATAGCGTGAATCAGAGTGTGAATTAAAAACTTCCAAAAATCTTTTAGAGCACAAACAATCAAATAGATTTAGGAAAGACTCTTTCAATAGTattaaatcatttgatatttctaCACTTTACATCAGTATTCCCCATTCATCATTAGTTGTTGAGGTTCGGAATGCTCAGTCTTTATTTATCTTTGTTGTGCgttgtgtatgtttttttatctgTTGGTTACTCAAAATTCTAAACTCAAACGCAACTAGTAAAAAATAAGTTGGAGTCtaacaaagaaatatttgtacaaTACACTAATGTATTTTTCCCAAAACAGGTTAAATCTTTAATTTATTACTAAACAGAACGATATTTTGCAATACAATGtctcattataaaacaaatgtgattatATTCAACATAACAATAGAGTTTTTagtaaacaaatgaaatataataaaatgattcACAAAAAGACAAGAAGACAATCTTAAAGGCGAACAATttatcataattaaaaaaaaaagactatacTAGTAGTTTCTTTCCGTGTATGTTTTCAtaagacaatatttaatattaaacatgtctTCGGAAACACAGATCACTACATGAACTTGAATGTATTTCTTACTTTTTGAGACATTCATGAAACAAACCAAATTCTTAAAAACTGGATTTGAAAATACTTAAATTATACACATGATGTAGGCGTAGTATAATGTTACGAATTCTAATGCGCACGTACACTAGATACGAACCAGCAGGACATTTCTGAACGTTAACACTTTTTAATTAGGACTGCAGAAAATGTCTTTGTTGGTTTTCCTATTAAAGCAATACCTTCAACTCGTACCTATGGTATATTTAAAACTCCTCACGTAGAGATATTGAAATGATTTATGTGTGGAACAGTTACATCGTTATAGgttttgtaagaaaaatatgtaaactaaAAAGCTAGTAGTAAAAAAGTAAGAGTCTCACAAAGACTTATGTGTTAAATACTTAAAGTTATTTTATCTCAAAACAagttttatccaaattttacactaaatagaataaaaatttTCATGACAATTTGTATGACATGCTTATGTCGATTCATTATTGtaatgtttggttttttttccctaACAATAGATGTTGTTGTAAACTaatgaaatatgataatttGATCCGTGAGAAGACGAGAAGTCAACCTTAATGGGGAAATATtcatcataattcaaaatagacTAAAGTTTCGTTCGGGTACGATTTCATCAGTCAAGGCTCTATTTTGTAAAGGTCACTTAGGACGCAGATTATAACATGAAGTTGAAGGTTTATCTTGATTTTTAAGACATCAATGATATAAAACCAAATTCTTCAAAACTGGATTTGAAAGAACTACAATCATACAGGcgtaatataattttaataattcgGACGCACACGTTTACTTCTTACGAATTAGCAGGGTCTTTCTGAAcattaaaaacttaaattatgaCTGCAGAATGGTTTTCCAATTAAACTAAACCCTTCAACTCGTACATATGGTCTATTTGAAGCTTCAAATTATACACATGTAGAGGTATTGTTCAGGATTTCGGTTGAGAGCAGCATTATTAGATCTGCTGGAAAAATTGTAATGCAAATGGCCGCAAACATGTATGCTCAGTATTCAAAACTAAAACGCTATTAGTAAATAAATAAGtgagagttttaaaaaagaaatatctttCAAAATACTTTAATACATTTTATCTCAACAAgtttaattcaaagttttactGAACAGAATAAGATTTATTACGACAATGTATATGACATGCTAATGTCGtcttattattaaaatgtttgtttttttaaattttccctcTGACAATAGATGGTTTTGTATACTGATAAAATATGATACACAAGAAGACGAGAAGACACCTTAAAGGTGAACAATTCATTATAATTTAACATTGACTCAAGTTTCTTTCGGGTACGTGTTGACCGGTCAAGGCTCTATTTTATACAGGTTATCTGAGACGCAGATCACGACATAAATTTAAAGGCAATGTCATTTCATCATTAAACTATGTGATTATAGTCACCCTAAAATTAAGATTTGTTCATGTGAACTAATGGAATATGATAATTTGATTAATGATAAGAATATAATTTAAGCTTTaagttgaaaaatgtattaaaataaacaaaaacactaaATTTTCTTTCCTGTACATTTTAACTAGTCAACCTGTATAGCATGTATAGGTCAACTAAAACGCTGATCTCGATATGAACTTGAatgtatttataactttttgtaaGACATTCATGATATTCAATCAAATTCTTAAACTGGATTTGAAAGTACTACAATCAAATAGGCGTACGAATAAACAAGGTGTTTCTGAAAttcaagtttttaaattaaagatatcAAAAACTATTACAAATTGTATTCCAACGTAAATCTAGTTAACATATATCGATGATCGAATTGAAGCTAAAAGGGACACACAAAGAGGAACTAGTAAAGATTGGGTTGGgtactatatatattgttataatgtTATTGCAACAATACCCATTAAGTTAAATTTACACTTACTTATTTGTAGTGATTTATGATAATTGTTTGACGCTCGTATGTGGAGATTACAAATTCAATAAGAATAGACAGACGTATTGCTTGTATCTGCCCGTAAATTAGTACTCCTTCATGGCCTATGTAAGTATTATCCAAACgatgaatatgaaaatattgcAGTAACCTCAACATGATCAAATAAATTAGCCAAACAAAGCACGCAAATCTAAACTGTTAACCATCGGATCCTGTGATGACATTTTACCTTGAAAGTTTGAAAAAGACTGAGATTTGACGTTTGACATAAgaataacaacttttttttttagagttaaACAGAGAGAAACATTTTAAAccttaaacttttttcaaaactggAAATTCACAGAACtaaaaaatatgacaagaaAATACAGCGCTTTTATCAATGTTCTTAATTTCAAAGAAATCATGCGTTCCTCAACACTGAGCAACAATAATCCCAACACTGCAAGTTAGAGACAGCCCTTAGCagtggtttgagcaatattcTATGCAAACAGATGATCATACCACAACTGCATAGAATTGAAAAACAAAGCAGATGtgtaaaatcaataaaattgatgtATCAAAAAGATAATATTTACTGTAATAATTTAGCCCGAAAAAGTtaaatttctgtgtaattttggtctcatgtggagaggtgtctcattggcaatcataattcATCATCTTTTCTATAATCACACAGAATcgtgcaaaacaaaacaaatatttagacAACTACGGGGCACATTGAGATATGTATAAGATAACAATAGATTATACTATAACCAAAGAACTGGCTATTTTGGAGTGttccttattttagtatttttttggaCTATTCTCTCGTGTAAAAAGTAAAGCCATTAGAGTAtagaactccgaggaaaattcaaatcggaaattccgttaacaaatggcaaaatcaaaatctcaaacctTAACATACACAGGGTCCTGTtttaatgtacatttgtatatcgaTGATACATGTAGTAGTTAATAAGCAAAACCAGAAGagtagtttttttatttcaattttatatatacgtcAAGAGAACTCCTGAGAATGAATTCATGTTCCATTCTGCAGTACCATAAAGCGTGAACCCAGCGTACTTGTCGTGTGTACGAACCCAAACTCTGTCTCCCTGTTGCAGAACTAAAGGCAGGGTCTGAGTCATTGCTGAATCATTTGTACCAGCTCCATCAGCAAAGATTGAAATCACTTTCTTTCCATTCAGAACTAAATCTAAACCTATTCTCTGAAGATCATTCATAGATTCCCAAAGAGTAACAGAAATTAAATACAGGCCTCTTTCAGGTGCTATGAAAATCCCCTGGGTTGCATCGTAACCATTTCCCTCGTTTGTTATTATGTCATTGTATTTGATTACTTGGTGTGCTGCAACGTGTGAGATTGTTGTGTTTAAACTTGCAGCAAAAGCAAGGTAATCTGGTAACGctgaaatatagaaatatattgaacacattgttttgtttgtattcgTACTAAATTAAATGCTGCATTGTTTCAGGTTATGTGGGGATGTGATAACAAATAATTGAGACACCAACCAGTCAGAAATGTTACAACAAAATTGTTAATACAATACTTGAAATCAAGGAACtgaaaacattgtaaaattattttttcattaaaagatattgctcagtatttagttttctatgttgtgttttgcgtacaattttttatctgtttatctggcaaaataattaaaacctcGCAGTcgatatcataataaaaaatggCTTACATGATGACATTAATCTTTTCGTATTTACATTTGAGTGAATTTCGTTACGACTATTGGTCGATGCTGGTGTATTTTCTAAGTCCTCTTCAGTGACCTTTTCAGTGGCAAGATTGGATATTATGTCTATTTTGGCAGACAAACGTCCTATAAGTTGACGCATATATCTATTTTCCTTTTTAAGCTGTGCATTTTCTTGTCTCAGTTCCTTTACGTCCTTTTCATTGTTTCCTGTAATTGAATGCATTAAAAGAACTTCTCAGGAGATAATTATATTAAGTGGTGTATCATTCAATATGTCAGGCTGCTAAcataaaaatgtcctgtaccaagtcaggaatatgacggttGTAGTTgaagtgtttgagcttttgattttgtcatttgattaagaactttccgttttgaattttgatttttgagggtttt
The DNA window shown above is from Mytilus trossulus isolate FHL-02 unplaced genomic scaffold, PNRI_Mtr1.1.1.hap1 h1tg000164l___fragment_2___debris__unscaffolded, whole genome shotgun sequence and carries:
- the LOC134700585 gene encoding C1q-related factor-like; protein product: MAKYLQFLVLVVTSLCVTAFDNEEVLLRLGNNEKDVKELRQENAQLKKENRYMRQLIGRLSAKIDIISNLATEKVTEEDLENTPASTNSRNEIHSNVNTKRLMSSSLPDYLAFAASLNTTISHVAAHQVIKYNDIITNEGNGYDATQGIFIAPERGLYLISVTLWESMNDLQRIGLDLVLNGKKVISIFADGAGTNDSAMTQTLPLVLQQGDRVWVRTHDKYAGFTLYGTAEWNMNSFSGVLLTYI